The following coding sequences lie in one Aquabacterium olei genomic window:
- a CDS encoding bifunctional enoyl-CoA hydratase/phosphate acetyltransferase, translating to MNAFTSQTFDQIAMGASLTQRHTVTRDEVSLLALVSGEVNAFGPQRDEANPTAPVCEGVSAEALVHALLKRRLPGPGTVIVSHDLRFSGHVEVGDELEAQLSVVDKRPPDELVIACAVRRGNDTVLEGHMTVRAPAEAITVDQRDTPSVILRRNDVFARLIHACAGLPPARCAVVHPCDAGSLGGAIESARLGLIEPVLVGPRARIEAVAQAENLDITPYRLIDVAHSHAAADTAVTLARDGEVQSLMKGSLHTDELMGAVVAGLRTERRISHVFVLDVPAYPRMLLVTDAAINIAPTIQEKVHIVQSAIDLAQVLGVPTPKVAILAAVETVNPAMPATVDAAMLCKMADRGQITGGLVDGPLAFDNAVSVEAARTKGIVSPVAGQADILVVPNLEAGNMVAKQLQYLAGADSAGIVLGARVPIVLTSRADSVRTRLASAAVMQLLAQAQARARSVSGKAPAA from the coding sequence ATGAATGCCTTCACCAGCCAGACTTTCGATCAGATCGCCATGGGCGCCAGCCTGACCCAGCGGCACACCGTCACGCGCGACGAGGTGTCGCTGCTCGCGCTGGTGTCCGGCGAGGTCAACGCCTTCGGCCCCCAGCGTGACGAGGCCAATCCCACTGCGCCTGTGTGCGAGGGCGTCAGCGCCGAGGCCCTGGTGCACGCGTTGCTCAAGCGCCGCCTGCCGGGGCCGGGCACCGTCATCGTCTCGCATGATCTGCGCTTCAGCGGGCACGTCGAGGTGGGCGACGAACTGGAGGCGCAACTCTCCGTGGTGGACAAACGCCCGCCCGACGAACTGGTGATCGCCTGCGCGGTGCGCCGGGGCAACGACACGGTGCTCGAGGGGCATATGACCGTGCGCGCCCCGGCCGAGGCCATCACGGTCGACCAGCGCGACACGCCCTCGGTCATCCTGCGCCGCAACGACGTCTTTGCCCGACTGATCCACGCCTGCGCGGGTCTGCCGCCGGCCCGCTGCGCCGTGGTGCACCCCTGTGATGCCGGCTCGCTGGGCGGCGCGATCGAATCGGCCCGGCTGGGCCTGATCGAGCCCGTGCTGGTCGGCCCGCGTGCGCGCATCGAGGCCGTGGCCCAGGCCGAGAACCTCGACATCACGCCCTACCGCCTCATCGATGTGGCCCACAGCCACGCCGCAGCGGACACGGCGGTGACGCTGGCCCGCGACGGCGAGGTGCAATCGCTGATGAAGGGCAGTCTGCACACCGACGAGCTCATGGGCGCCGTGGTGGCCGGCCTGCGCACCGAGCGCCGCATCAGCCACGTCTTCGTGCTCGACGTGCCCGCCTACCCGCGCATGCTGCTGGTGACGGATGCGGCCATCAACATCGCGCCCACCATCCAGGAAAAGGTCCACATCGTGCAGAGCGCGATCGACCTGGCCCAGGTCCTCGGTGTGCCGACGCCCAAGGTCGCGATCCTGGCGGCGGTCGAGACCGTCAACCCCGCCATGCCCGCCACGGTGGATGCCGCCATGCTGTGCAAGATGGCCGACCGCGGTCAGATCACCGGCGGGCTGGTGGACGGCCCGCTGGCCTTCGACAACGCCGTGAGTGTGGAAGCGGCGCGCACCAAGGGCATCGTCTCGCCGGTGGCGGGGCAGGCCGACATCCTCGTCGTGCCCAACCTCGAGGCTGGCAACATGGTGGCCAAGCAGCTGCAGTACCTGGCGGGCGCGGACAGCGCCGGCATCGTGCTGGGCGCGCGCGTGCCGATCGTGCTGACCAGCCGGGCCGATTCCGTGCGCACGCGCCTGGCCTCGGCCGCGGTGATGCAGTTGCTGGCGCAGGCGCAGGCGCGCGCCCGCAGCGTCAGTGGCAAGGCGCCTGCCGCCTGA
- a CDS encoding benzoate/H(+) symporter BenE family transporter, with protein MLRKDWSFSALAAGFLAVLVSYAGPLLILFQAAQVGMVPPDIVASWVWAISIGAAVSGIALSWWFKAPVITAWSAPGTALLVTLFPAMPLDEVVGAYLIAAVLTGLIGITGMFDRLMRLIPKGVAYGMMAGILFQFGLRAFKSMEALPLLTAAMVIGYLVFKRHWPRYHMVLVLALGLALTVLQPHAPWPTLDLRPTLPVFTTPAWSWSATFSLAIPLVLVSLSGQFMPGMAILHAAGYRLDARPIIAATSAVSVFTAFFGGITTVLAAITAALCTGRDAHEDPRRRYVAGLANGLFYLIGGTFGGLIVWLFAVLPGPFVAVLAGLALTGAITSNVLGAVTDEPHREAAILTFLATASGVSFLGLGSAFWGVVLGSLACWVNHRRTQPKPA; from the coding sequence ATGCTCCGCAAAGACTGGTCCTTCTCCGCCCTCGCTGCGGGCTTTCTCGCCGTGCTGGTGTCCTACGCCGGCCCGTTGCTCATCCTCTTTCAGGCGGCACAGGTCGGCATGGTGCCGCCCGACATCGTCGCCTCGTGGGTCTGGGCCATCTCGATCGGCGCCGCGGTCTCGGGCATCGCGTTGAGCTGGTGGTTCAAGGCGCCGGTCATCACGGCGTGGTCGGCGCCCGGCACGGCGTTGCTGGTCACGCTGTTTCCCGCCATGCCGCTCGACGAGGTGGTGGGCGCCTACCTGATTGCCGCCGTGCTGACCGGGCTGATCGGCATCACCGGCATGTTCGACCGCCTGATGCGCCTGATCCCCAAGGGGGTGGCCTACGGGATGATGGCCGGCATCCTCTTCCAGTTCGGGCTGCGCGCCTTCAAGTCCATGGAGGCGCTGCCCCTGCTGACGGCCGCCATGGTGATCGGCTACCTCGTGTTCAAGCGGCACTGGCCGCGCTATCACATGGTGCTGGTGCTGGCGCTGGGCCTGGCACTCACGGTGCTGCAGCCCCACGCGCCCTGGCCGACGCTCGATCTGCGGCCCACGCTGCCGGTGTTCACCACGCCCGCCTGGTCGTGGTCGGCCACTTTCAGTCTGGCGATTCCGCTCGTGCTGGTGAGTCTGTCCGGCCAGTTCATGCCCGGCATGGCCATCCTGCACGCGGCGGGTTACCGGCTCGATGCCCGGCCCATCATTGCAGCCACCAGCGCCGTGTCGGTCTTCACCGCGTTCTTCGGCGGCATCACCACCGTGCTGGCTGCCATCACGGCCGCGCTGTGCACCGGGCGCGATGCGCACGAAGATCCGCGGCGCCGCTACGTGGCCGGCCTGGCCAACGGCCTGTTCTACCTGATCGGCGGCACCTTCGGCGGCCTCATCGTCTGGCTGTTTGCGGTGCTGCCGGGGCCCTTCGTTGCGGTGCTGGCGGGGTTGGCCCTCACCGGCGCCATCACCAGCAACGTGCTGGGCGCCGTCACCGACGAACCCCACCGGGAAGCGGCCATCCTCACCTTTCTGGCCACCGCATCCGGTGTGAGCTTTCTGGGCCTGGGCTCGGCGTTCTGGGGCGTGGTGCTGGGTTCGCTCGCCTGCTGGGTGAACCACCGGCGCACCCAGCCCAAACCGGCCTGA
- a CDS encoding LysR family transcriptional regulator, translated as MDRFQAMQLFVRIVNLGSFTKAAAELDIPRATATQTIKQLEARLGVRLLARTTRHVAATEEGVAYHQRCTAILADLERAEHAFTESALKPQGKLRIDLSGTLWRHVLAPMLPEFCERHPRITVDVSVQDRRVDLVKEGVDCALRIGTLQDSSLVGRRLTDLPQLTCASAGYVARHGRPGSPDELAAHRMVAYVSASSGKALPLEFQVEGRLASLTLASTVAVRNGDAYVAAGEAGFGLIQVPYYHVQRQLEAGTLVELLPRFRPPSLPLSVLYPAQRHLPLRVRVFVDWLSARMAVTPGASTCT; from the coding sequence ATGGACCGATTTCAGGCAATGCAGCTGTTCGTGCGCATCGTGAACCTGGGCAGCTTCACGAAGGCCGCCGCCGAGCTCGACATCCCCCGCGCGACGGCCACGCAGACCATCAAGCAACTCGAAGCGCGCCTGGGCGTGCGCCTGCTGGCCCGCACGACCCGGCATGTGGCCGCCACCGAAGAGGGCGTGGCGTATCACCAGCGCTGCACGGCCATCCTGGCCGACCTCGAACGTGCGGAGCACGCCTTCACCGAGTCGGCGCTCAAGCCTCAGGGAAAGCTGCGCATCGACCTGTCGGGCACCTTGTGGCGGCACGTGCTGGCCCCGATGCTGCCCGAGTTCTGCGAGCGGCATCCCCGCATCACGGTCGATGTGAGCGTGCAGGACCGCCGCGTCGACCTGGTGAAGGAGGGCGTGGACTGCGCCCTGCGCATCGGCACCCTGCAGGACTCGTCGCTGGTGGGGCGGCGGCTGACCGACCTACCGCAGCTGACGTGTGCCAGCGCCGGCTATGTCGCACGGCATGGTCGACCTGGCTCACCCGATGAGCTGGCGGCACACCGCATGGTGGCCTATGTGTCGGCCAGTTCAGGCAAGGCCCTGCCGCTCGAGTTCCAGGTCGAGGGGCGGCTGGCGTCGCTCACCCTGGCTTCGACCGTGGCGGTGCGCAACGGTGACGCCTATGTGGCCGCCGGCGAAGCGGGGTTCGGGCTGATCCAGGTGCCGTACTACCACGTGCAGCGGCAGCTCGAGGCCGGCACGCTGGTCGAGCTGCTGCCGCGGTTCCGCCCGCCCAGCCTGCCGCTGTCGGTGCTGTATCCGGCCCAGCGCCATCTGCCCCTGCGGGTGCGGGTGTTTGTCGACTGGCTGTCGGCTCGCATGGCAGTGACACCGGGTGCCTCCACCTGCACGTGA
- the benC gene encoding benzoate 1,2-dioxygenase electron transfer component BenC: MPHQIALQFEDGLTRFIEANATETVADAAYRQGVNIPLDCRDGACGTCKCFAESGQYTMGEYIDDALSDDEAKQGYVLTCQMRAQSDCVVRVPASSAVCRTQQAEFNAAIKEVRQLSPSTISLSLQGDALNKLAFLPGQYVNLKVPGSDQTRAYSFSSLPRNGEVSFLIRNVPGGLMSSFLTSLARQGDAMSLAGPLGSFYLREIKRPLLLLAGGTGLAPFTAMLEKIADEGSAHPLHLIYGVTHDADLVEMDKLEAFAARIPNFTFTACVANADSPYPHKGYVTQHIEPKHLNEGEVDIYLCGPPPMVEAVSHFIRERGIQPANFYYEKFAASA; this comes from the coding sequence ATGCCTCACCAGATTGCCCTCCAGTTCGAAGACGGTCTCACCCGTTTCATCGAAGCCAACGCCACCGAGACGGTCGCCGATGCGGCCTACCGCCAGGGCGTGAACATCCCCCTCGATTGCCGTGACGGCGCCTGCGGCACCTGCAAGTGCTTTGCCGAATCGGGCCAGTACACGATGGGCGAGTACATCGACGACGCCCTCAGCGACGACGAAGCCAAGCAAGGCTACGTGCTGACCTGCCAGATGCGCGCCCAGAGCGACTGCGTGGTGCGCGTGCCCGCCTCGTCGGCGGTGTGCCGCACGCAGCAGGCCGAGTTCAACGCCGCCATCAAGGAAGTGCGCCAGCTCTCGCCCAGCACCATCTCGCTGAGCCTGCAGGGTGACGCGCTCAACAAGCTGGCCTTCCTGCCCGGCCAGTACGTCAACCTGAAGGTGCCCGGCAGCGACCAGACCCGCGCCTACTCCTTCAGCTCGCTGCCGCGCAACGGCGAGGTCTCCTTCCTGATCCGCAACGTGCCGGGCGGGCTGATGAGCTCCTTCCTCACCAGCCTGGCCAGGCAGGGCGATGCCATGTCCCTGGCTGGCCCGCTGGGCAGCTTCTACCTGCGCGAGATCAAGCGCCCGCTGCTGCTGCTGGCCGGCGGCACCGGCCTGGCGCCCTTCACCGCCATGCTCGAGAAGATCGCCGACGAAGGCAGCGCCCACCCGCTGCACCTGATCTACGGCGTGACCCACGACGCCGACCTGGTCGAGATGGACAAGCTCGAAGCCTTTGCTGCCCGCATCCCCAATTTCACGTTCACCGCGTGCGTGGCGAATGCCGACAGCCCGTATCCCCACAAGGGCTACGTCACCCAGCACATCGAGCCCAAGCACCTCAACGAAGGCGAGGTCGACATCTACCTGTGCGGCCCGCCTCCGATGGTCGAAGCCGTGAGCCACTTCATCCGCGAACGCGGCATCCAGCCGGCCAACTTCTATTACGAGAAGTTCGCGGCCAGCGCCTGA
- a CDS encoding 1,6-dihydroxycyclohexa-2,4-diene-1-carboxylate dehydrogenase: MTPRFQGKVAVVTGSAQGIGRGVVERMLAEGGRIVAVDRAEIVHELRELPGAADRILTLTADLERNADCERVMAEAVRHFGRIDILVNNVGGTIWAKPFEHYAEHEIEAEVRRSLFPTLWCCHAALPIMLEQGRGAIVNVSSIATRGVNRVPYGAAKGGVNALTACLAFETAERGVRVNATAPGGTEAPPRRIPRNTAEQTEQEKVWYQQIVDQTKSSSLMKRYGTIDEQVGAILFLASDEASYITGVVLPIGGGDMG; this comes from the coding sequence ATGACACCCCGCTTCCAAGGCAAGGTGGCCGTCGTCACCGGCTCGGCACAGGGCATCGGCCGCGGCGTGGTCGAGCGCATGCTGGCTGAAGGCGGCCGCATCGTGGCCGTCGACCGTGCCGAGATCGTGCACGAGCTGCGCGAGCTGCCCGGCGCGGCCGACCGCATCCTCACCCTCACCGCCGACCTCGAACGCAACGCCGATTGCGAGCGCGTGATGGCCGAGGCCGTGCGCCACTTCGGTCGCATCGACATCCTCGTCAACAACGTCGGCGGCACGATCTGGGCCAAGCCCTTCGAGCACTACGCCGAACACGAGATCGAAGCCGAAGTGCGCCGTTCGCTGTTCCCGACGCTGTGGTGCTGCCACGCGGCGCTGCCGATCATGCTCGAGCAGGGCCGGGGCGCCATCGTCAACGTCTCGTCGATCGCCACGCGCGGCGTCAACCGCGTGCCCTATGGCGCAGCCAAGGGCGGCGTCAACGCACTCACGGCCTGCCTGGCTTTCGAAACCGCCGAGCGCGGTGTGCGTGTGAACGCCACCGCCCCCGGCGGCACCGAAGCCCCGCCGCGCCGCATCCCGCGCAACACGGCCGAACAGACCGAGCAGGAGAAGGTCTGGTATCAGCAAATCGTCGACCAGACCAAGTCGTCGAGCCTGATGAAGCGCTACGGCACGATCGACGAACAGGTCGGCGCCATTCTCTTCCTCGCCTCGGATGAGGCCTCGTACATCACCGGCGTCGTGCTGCCGATCGGTGGTGGCGACATGGGCTGA
- the catA gene encoding catechol 1,2-dioxygenase gives MDKKTIDALIERISTTGVTGPGNARVKTIVTRMIRDLMIQIDELDIQPEEFWAGLNFLSEAGRNGELGLIAPGIGIEHFLDLRMDEAEAKAGLVGGTPRTIEGPLYVAGAPVAQGFARLDDGATPGETVIMQGVVRTADGKPVAGAKVEVWHANHLGNYSYFDKTQSDFNLRRTIITDAEGRYTFRSILPVGYSCPPGGSTDRLLQALGRHGHRPAHIHFFVTAPGCRKLTTQINIENDPHLWDDFAFGTREGLVPAVKKVDDAAAAAKYDLTGPFLQIDFDFTVHAEAAAVPATDFARPRAAA, from the coding sequence ATGGACAAGAAGACCATCGACGCCCTCATCGAACGCATCAGCACCACCGGCGTCACCGGCCCCGGCAACGCCCGCGTCAAGACCATCGTGACGCGCATGATCCGTGACCTGATGATCCAGATCGACGAACTGGACATCCAGCCCGAGGAGTTCTGGGCGGGCCTGAACTTCCTGAGCGAGGCCGGCCGCAACGGCGAACTGGGTCTGATCGCCCCGGGCATCGGCATCGAGCACTTCCTGGACCTGCGCATGGACGAGGCCGAAGCCAAGGCCGGTCTGGTCGGCGGCACCCCCCGCACCATCGAAGGCCCGCTGTACGTGGCCGGCGCCCCGGTGGCCCAGGGCTTTGCCCGCCTGGATGACGGCGCCACCCCTGGCGAGACCGTGATCATGCAGGGCGTGGTGCGCACCGCCGACGGCAAGCCCGTGGCCGGTGCCAAGGTCGAGGTCTGGCACGCCAACCACCTGGGCAACTACTCGTACTTCGACAAGACGCAGAGCGACTTCAACCTGCGCCGCACCATCATCACCGATGCCGAAGGCCGCTACACCTTCCGCAGCATCCTGCCGGTCGGCTACAGCTGCCCCCCCGGTGGCTCGACCGACCGCCTGCTGCAGGCCCTGGGCCGCCATGGCCATCGCCCGGCCCACATCCACTTCTTCGTGACCGCGCCGGGCTGCCGCAAGCTGACCACGCAGATCAACATCGAGAACGACCCGCACCTGTGGGACGACTTCGCCTTCGGCACGCGTGAAGGCCTGGTGCCTGCCGTCAAGAAGGTGGACGACGCCGCTGCGGCCGCCAAGTACGACCTGACCGGCCCCTTCCTGCAGATCGACTTCGACTTCACGGTGCACGCCGAAGCCGCCGCCGTGCCGGCCACCGACTTCGCCCGTCCCCGCGCTGCCGCCTGA
- the benA gene encoding benzoate 1,2-dioxygenase large subunit has product MSNPTPLDAVRERLDGMLVEDKDQHVYKLHRSAFTDQELFDLEMKHIFEGNWIYLAHESQIPNPNDYLTTYIGRQPIMITRNKAGELNAIINACSHRGATLARLKKGNKANFTCTFHGWTFNNSGKLLKVKDGTDAGYPESFNKDCSHDLKKVARFESYRGFLFGSLNPDVAPLTEFLGESTKIIDMIVDQSPEGLEVLRGSSTYTFDANWKIQAENGADGYHVTSVHWNYAATTNHRKQSEAGDTIKAMDAGSWAKNGGGFYSFENGHMLLWTKWANPEDRPNFKVRDELVQRCGEARADWMINHSRNLCLYPNVYLMDQFSSQIRVLRPISVDKTEVTIYCIAPKGEAPEARARRIRQYEDFFNATGMATPDDLEEFRACQQGYAGIALEWNDMCRGATHWVHGPDAAAQQIDLKPLLSGVKTEDEGLYTEQHRYWMETMQRAIAAEAEQAKKA; this is encoded by the coding sequence ATGAGCAACCCCACCCCGCTGGACGCGGTTCGCGAGCGCCTCGACGGCATGCTGGTCGAGGACAAGGACCAGCACGTCTACAAACTGCACCGCAGCGCGTTCACCGACCAGGAACTGTTCGACCTCGAGATGAAACACATCTTCGAGGGCAACTGGATCTACCTGGCCCACGAAAGCCAGATCCCGAACCCGAACGACTACCTCACGACCTACATCGGCCGCCAGCCGATCATGATCACGCGCAACAAGGCCGGTGAGCTCAACGCCATCATCAACGCCTGTTCGCACCGTGGCGCCACCCTGGCCCGCCTGAAGAAGGGCAACAAGGCCAACTTCACCTGCACCTTCCACGGCTGGACGTTCAACAACAGCGGCAAGCTGCTGAAGGTCAAGGACGGCACCGACGCCGGCTATCCGGAGTCCTTCAACAAGGACTGCAGCCACGATCTGAAGAAGGTGGCGCGTTTCGAGAGCTACCGCGGTTTCCTGTTCGGCAGCCTGAACCCGGACGTGGCCCCGCTGACCGAGTTCCTCGGCGAGTCGACCAAGATCATCGACATGATCGTGGACCAGTCGCCGGAAGGCCTGGAAGTGCTGCGCGGCTCGTCGACCTACACGTTCGATGCCAACTGGAAGATCCAGGCCGAGAACGGCGCCGACGGCTACCACGTCACCTCGGTGCACTGGAACTACGCGGCCACCACCAACCACCGCAAGCAGTCCGAAGCCGGCGACACCATCAAGGCGATGGACGCAGGCAGCTGGGCCAAGAACGGTGGCGGCTTCTACTCGTTCGAGAACGGCCACATGCTGCTGTGGACGAAGTGGGCCAACCCCGAAGACCGCCCCAACTTCAAGGTGCGTGACGAGCTGGTGCAGCGCTGCGGCGAAGCCCGTGCCGACTGGATGATCAACCACTCGCGCAACCTGTGTCTGTATCCCAACGTCTATCTGATGGACCAGTTCAGCTCGCAGATCCGCGTGCTGCGCCCCATCTCGGTCGACAAGACGGAAGTCACCATCTACTGCATCGCGCCCAAGGGTGAAGCCCCCGAGGCCCGCGCCCGCCGCATCCGCCAGTACGAAGACTTCTTCAACGCCACCGGCATGGCCACGCCGGACGACCTGGAAGAGTTCCGCGCGTGCCAGCAGGGCTACGCCGGCATCGCGCTGGAGTGGAACGACATGTGCCGCGGCGCCACGCACTGGGTTCACGGCCCCGATGCAGCAGCCCAGCAGATCGACCTCAAGCCGCTGCTCAGCGGCGTGAAGACCGAAGACGAAGGCCTCTACACCGAGCAGCACCGCTACTGGATGGAGACCATGCAGCGTGCCATCGCGGCGGAAGCCGAACAAGCCAAGAAAGCGTGA
- a CDS encoding LysR family transcriptional regulator, with amino-acid sequence MELRHLRYFVAVADEQNFTRAAEKLHISQPPLSRQIQDLEDELGLPLFERGSRPLKLTEAGRFFYTHATRMLEQAREAIQTTRRVAHADKRLVIGFVSSTIYGALPRLVRLFRAERPGTEVSLVEMSTVDQIDALKAGRIDVGYGRIRLEDPAIKREVLREEQLVLAIPCGHELAKIGEPVSLAQAARFPNLVYPRKPRPSFADHVLSMFRDRGVEPVAVHEVQEIQTALGLVASGMGLCVVPTGVQRLRPDEVIYRPFSEPGMVSPIIMNTRLHDQSDDILLLRRLIDDIYRAQAEERRRAEELALQARLGIEGDPAALI; translated from the coding sequence ATGGAATTGCGCCATCTTCGGTACTTTGTCGCTGTCGCGGATGAGCAGAACTTCACGCGCGCGGCCGAAAAACTGCACATCTCCCAGCCGCCGCTGAGCCGGCAGATTCAGGATCTGGAGGACGAGTTGGGCTTGCCGCTGTTCGAGCGGGGCTCCAGGCCGCTGAAGCTCACCGAGGCCGGCCGGTTCTTCTACACGCACGCGACCCGGATGCTGGAGCAGGCGCGCGAGGCGATCCAGACCACGCGGCGCGTGGCGCACGCAGACAAACGCCTGGTGATCGGCTTTGTTTCGTCGACGATTTACGGGGCCTTGCCGCGGCTGGTGCGGCTCTTCCGGGCCGAGCGGCCGGGTACCGAGGTGTCGCTGGTCGAAATGTCGACGGTGGACCAGATCGATGCCCTGAAGGCGGGGCGGATCGATGTGGGCTACGGGCGGATCCGGCTGGAGGATCCGGCCATCAAGCGCGAGGTGCTGCGTGAGGAACAGCTCGTGCTTGCGATACCTTGCGGGCATGAGCTGGCCAAAATCGGCGAACCTGTCAGTCTTGCACAGGCAGCTCGTTTTCCCAATCTCGTTTACCCTAGGAAGCCGCGCCCCAGCTTCGCGGACCACGTTTTGTCCATGTTTCGCGACCGAGGTGTCGAGCCGGTGGCGGTGCACGAAGTTCAGGAAATCCAGACTGCGCTGGGCCTGGTCGCCTCCGGCATGGGGCTGTGCGTGGTGCCGACCGGCGTGCAGCGACTCCGGCCGGACGAGGTGATCTACCGGCCGTTTTCCGAGCCGGGCATGGTCTCGCCCATCATCATGAACACCCGCCTGCATGACCAGTCCGATGACATCCTGCTGCTGCGCAGGCTGATCGATGACATCTACCGGGCGCAAGCCGAAGAGCGGCGCCGTGCGGAAGAGCTGGCCCTCCAGGCACGCCTCGGCATCGAGGGCGACCCGGCTGCCTTGATCTGA
- the benB gene encoding benzoate 1,2-dioxygenase small subunit, with the protein MSMTIEQVQAFLYREARLLDDKQWDEWLTCYHPQAEFWMPSWDDDGELTRDPQSEISLIYYANRGGLEDRVFRIKTERSAASTPEPRTGHNLHNVEIVSQQGEQLEVRFNWHTLSYRYHTTDSYFGTSHYTIDLTSGQPLIKRKVVVLKNDYIRHVVDVYHI; encoded by the coding sequence ATGAGCATGACCATCGAACAAGTCCAGGCCTTTCTGTACCGCGAAGCCCGTCTGCTGGACGACAAGCAGTGGGACGAGTGGCTCACCTGCTACCACCCCCAGGCCGAGTTCTGGATGCCCTCGTGGGACGACGACGGCGAGCTGACGCGTGACCCGCAGTCCGAGATCTCGCTGATCTACTACGCGAACCGCGGCGGCCTGGAAGACCGTGTCTTCCGCATCAAGACCGAGCGCTCGGCGGCCAGCACGCCCGAGCCCCGCACCGGCCACAACCTCCACAACGTGGAGATCGTGTCCCAGCAGGGCGAGCAACTCGAGGTGCGCTTCAACTGGCACACCCTGAGCTACCGCTACCACACCACGGACAGCTACTTCGGCACCTCGCACTACACGATCGACCTGACCAGCGGCCAGCCGCTGATCAAGCGCAAGGTGGTCGTGCTGAAGAACGACTACATCCGCCACGTCGTCGACGTCTACCACATCTGA
- a CDS encoding acetate/propionate family kinase produces MSDAIAVFNAGSSSLKFSVFEARALRPLLHGQIEGLGSRPHLVLKAPDGAVLEEQRWGDAAVPHDADREHEQALTQLLERMPVHLQGHALCAAGHRIVHGGARFTAPVRLDAAVLTELAALTPLAPLHQPHNLAPVEALSRVAPTLPQVGCFDTAFHTTNPPVAQRFALPRALHDAGVRRYGFHGLSYEYIASQLPGIDAWAAQGRTIVLHLGNGASACALHGGQSVASSMGFTALEGLMMGTRSGSLDAGVLLWLMDERDMGPRQIEHLLYSESGLLGVSGISADMRTLLASDRPEAREAVALYTYRIQREIGSLAAALGGLDAIVFTAGIGEHAAPVREAVCQGLAWLGVRLDEAANAGASGMPDGQSARISVPGSPVTVWVVPTDEERMIARHTRRLALPDLHAA; encoded by the coding sequence ATGTCCGATGCCATCGCCGTCTTCAACGCCGGCTCGTCCAGTCTGAAGTTCTCGGTGTTCGAGGCCCGCGCGCTGCGGCCCCTGTTGCACGGCCAGATCGAGGGCCTGGGCAGCCGGCCCCACCTGGTGCTGAAGGCGCCCGATGGTGCGGTGCTGGAGGAGCAGCGCTGGGGCGACGCCGCCGTGCCGCACGACGCCGACCGCGAGCACGAACAGGCGCTGACGCAGCTGCTGGAGCGGATGCCCGTCCACCTGCAAGGCCATGCCCTGTGCGCGGCCGGACACCGCATCGTGCATGGGGGCGCGCGCTTCACGGCGCCGGTTCGGCTTGATGCTGCCGTGCTGACCGAACTGGCGGCGCTGACGCCGCTGGCGCCGCTGCACCAGCCACACAACCTGGCACCGGTCGAGGCACTGTCCCGCGTGGCGCCCACGCTGCCGCAGGTCGGCTGCTTCGACACCGCGTTCCACACCACCAACCCGCCGGTGGCCCAGCGCTTTGCCCTGCCGCGCGCGCTGCATGACGCGGGTGTGCGGCGCTATGGCTTCCACGGGCTGTCCTACGAGTACATCGCCAGCCAGCTGCCCGGCATCGATGCGTGGGCGGCGCAGGGCCGCACCATCGTGCTGCACCTGGGCAATGGCGCCAGTGCCTGCGCGCTGCATGGCGGCCAGAGCGTGGCCTCCAGCATGGGCTTCACGGCGCTCGAGGGGCTGATGATGGGCACCCGCAGCGGCAGCCTGGATGCCGGCGTGCTGCTCTGGCTGATGGACGAGCGTGACATGGGGCCGCGCCAGATCGAGCACCTGCTCTACAGCGAATCGGGGCTGCTGGGTGTGTCGGGCATCTCGGCCGACATGCGCACGCTGCTGGCCAGCGACCGCCCGGAGGCCCGCGAGGCGGTGGCCCTCTACACCTACCGCATCCAGCGCGAGATCGGCTCGCTGGCCGCGGCGCTGGGCGGGCTGGATGCCATCGTGTTCACCGCCGGCATCGGCGAGCACGCCGCGCCGGTGCGCGAGGCCGTGTGCCAGGGGCTGGCGTGGTTGGGTGTGCGGCTCGACGAGGCTGCGAACGCGGGCGCCAGTGGCATGCCCGATGGCCAGTCGGCGCGCATCAGCGTGCCGGGCAGCCCGGTCACCGTCTGGGTGGTCCCCACGGACGAGGAACGCATGATCGCGCGGCACACGCGGCGGCTGGCGCTGCCCGATCTGCACGCCGCCTGA